The following DNA comes from Augochlora pura isolate Apur16 chromosome 6, APUR_v2.2.1, whole genome shotgun sequence.
GTGACGAGGGCTCgatcaaattaattgaaagcgAAGATCTGATCGACAACGACATGGAAAGTTACGTGAGGGATCTACGTCCAGGTAGTGACAGCTCATTGATGAGTAACGCGACTTTTACTATTGAAAATGAAGTGCCTGTTCCGTTGcctagaagaaagaaaaatctttCTTGAACTAGCTTCGTAGGAATAAATGTAGGCTACTTGATTAATTTCGTGTGAAAAAATGAGACCATATTTTGTCTGTGCACATTGTAAAATGTCACACATTTACAATGTTCATTTGAAGTAAAATGGAACATGCTTTAAAATGAGCATAGGTAGAATATCGTAAGATCTTTTCATACGAAGTTATCGTTTAATTTTGCGAAATAGTGCATCAAGAGAATCCATAATTGTTCCGCACAACGAATTAagctttattatttcttctaagtgtattctttgcaaaataatataagtagcTTTAAGCTACTCTgagttttgtaatttttataataatgtggAGTTTGTGAAGTATTGcctttacaaatatatataatatttagacgAAAATgtgtttgtttaataaaaaaagtaaggCATGCTATGTTCTTTgaagaagataaaatatttaacatagaCCCGAAACATTTGCACTGAAATGAAAAGTgttcgtaaatattaaaatattattaaatatttaacttgaCCACTTTTTCAAATATGGATGCTCCCACTTCCTGTTGCGGTAATAATGTCGTCTGTTTCATTggtatataaatttaaaaagtttgagATGTTTAAACGTTTCtccgaaataaaaaagaatgatgaggaagatatattaaattcaattataaaaagtaaatattgtaagaaGGAGATAAAAATGGGCAATCAATTGGCAAAATTGGCTAGCATTGCCATCGCCgtcatttttcttccttttataGCTCTATCCTATGTGTGCATCACTATCACTGTAATCATGCATCACATGATTTGCGCGATGGTTATTTTCATGTTAGAATTGCTCAATAGCATTAATAACAGCAGGattaacgattaaaatttcacgTAAGTGGGTAAACACTTATAATTTAAGATATTGACGGAGATTCGCACCATTTTTCTACGCATGATTCATGGCGCCGCGTTCATTTTACGATATCCTTTTCAGGGCTTGGATGAGGTTGGGTCCGACGCAGAAGCGGGagatacatttgaataaaaaagaactTCTGAATATTCCGACATATTAATGCAAATGTAACAATTACACAAAGTTATAAAGGAAGCACAaacaaaatctttttaaatgaCGGTATTAGTTTGTATTGATATTCAACTCACCTTCAGTTGCTCTGCATTAAAGATCATGTTAGATATTTTTCACTTGCCacgtatcaatattatttggaatagAAATCGAACACACTAACCGcgcaaaattataaaataatttgtaaaattgtactttcgagcaattcgttttttttctcaatGCGATAGATTCTGTCAGTTCATGTAAGAAATATCACTGAATACATATTTCCGATTGCGTCGAGTCTCGGGTTTGTGGTTTCTACTTAATAAGTTGCTGGAAAATACGCATCGATAGGAAACCGTTTTAAACTTgcattttctgcatttttttaaaaatccccTCTCCGCGCGATGCTCGCATATATTGTATTCACGCAGTTATTGTGGCTGAAGCGCAAAGCTCAACTTCAGCGTTCAGCACCTGACCTCAGCATCAGGATCAGCAGTTCAGTGTGGAAGCCGGTATGAAGACCGTGTGGCGTTGTACAACGAAAACATGGTAGAAATGTACTGGAATTTGTCGTGTGCGTGGAAATTTGACAGCTTAAAATGCTTACTGTTGTAATCGCGTGGAAATAAACGATGTATAACATTCTAGATTAAAACGGGAAAAAGGCTACGTCcatttaacaatctttttgCTGCAATGGTAACATTAACGAAATTCGTGCTCATCGCAATTGTTTATGGTAAGTGTACTAGCCAACGCTAATTATATCGTCGTGCCAATTGTAGCCGCAACATTCGTTCCGGAAATATATTCGTTTATAATTCgttgtattatttcataacCTTGACCACTATCGATCGATAATTTACTAGTGTCACGGAACacttttaatttgattttgtcttttcaaatttatttaccagAATGATaacgtttattttctttcagaaAAAGTGTTCGAAAAATAGCATGTCCATTCGCAAATGTATTTTGGCATAAGCAAATAGATGCACCtccatttaaatttatacatattttcgtTCCAATacattcctttttttattaacgcaaaacaacaattcaatttcttttttaactcATTATTTCTCACAacattagcaattttttatatagaatattgtttattttgtaatatcacATAAAAGATACAATGtccattattaaaatgtaatgtaGCTTTTTCAGGAATTCTCACACATATAACGGCATCACGTGTACTTGAATTAAGCGACAGGTGAAATACtcataattttatcatataacACTATTACTTGCGTATaagtatatatacatatttttcatgtCTATACacgtatgaatatttatcaacTTTGTTTTTCAGATTCTTGGACATTCATAAAGATGGACAATGGCTAGTAATGGTATAAACACATTATAAACTTCATATATCAAATTTGTCggctatattattatacaaaaagtTAAGTATCTCTTTTTCCTTCAGATGTATGCACCATGGTGTGCACATTGCAAAAGATTAGAACCAATTTGGGGCCATGTAGCGCAACACTTGCATGCAACATCAATACGCGTAGGGCGTGTTGATTGCACTAGATTTACAAGTGTAGCACATGCTTTCAAGGTCAAAGGATTTCCAACCATTCTATTGTAAGAAACACTATGGTCTATGGTCctacattataaaaaagtaaatatttacataaacattaCTTGTTTACATATAGTTTAAAAGGAGAACAGGAGTTTACGTACCATGGAGACAGAACAAGAGATGAGATAGTAAAATTTGCGTTAAGAGTGAGTGGTCCGCCAGTTCAAGAGATAACGAAAACTCAAAGTTTTGACACAATTAAAAGAGAACGTGGCTTGTACTTTTTGTATGTTGGAGAGAAAGTTGGACCGTTATGGGTAAGactaaaatgttattttgatTAGAATATTACCAAAAGAATTAAGTAATAAGAAGCGAATGTATGTAGGAATATTACCACAAGACTGCAGATGTGTTCCAGCCACATGCATTTTTCTATCAGTCTCATCCACGTGTTGTCAACAAGCATGCTCCAGTAGAAAGTGTTCCAGCATTGTttgtttataaagaaaattatcattacaattttactggtaaaattttatggaagtaccaaataattttacaattatgcTTACGTATAATTAGAAGAACTGATGTTTGCattcacatttttttatacaggTCATACTACAAATGACATAGAACAATTGAACGACACGTTGTACAAGTGGATAAACTCGGAACGTTTCCCTACATTTCCAAAAGTGACAAGAGGAAATATAAATCAActgtttttaacaaataagaatttgGTTCTAGCAGTTGTGGAAGAGAATCAATTAGAGAAAGTACCACCGCACATGTTGCGATTCAAAGATATGGTGGAATCTATAATTAAAAGCAAACGAGAAAAATATCACGAGTAAGAACATTTCAGCATAATTTAAATGCTGTTTatcttgataaaaatttaattacaactcCTTTAACTAGCCACTTCCAATTTGGTTGGATAGCTAATCCTGAACTAGTCAATAGTATAGCGATGATGGTTCTTCCCTTGCCaagtttaattgttattaacactACGACAAATCATCATCACATTCCAGAGGATGACACGGAAAAATTAACTCCTCATGTGATAGAGTTGTTCCTAGAGCAAATTCGTAACGAAAGCGCTCCGGTAGGTGGaacataattttgatattttttttttttctaaatacaattaatttctgtaaatagaagcaaattaaaatcaaGATATAAATTTACAGCGATACGGTGGAAACAGTT
Coding sequences within:
- the Tmx3 gene encoding thioredoxin-related transmembrane protein 3 isoform X1, which translates into the protein MVTLTKFVLIAIVYAFSGILTHITASRVLELSDRFLDIHKDGQWLVMMYAPWCAHCKRLEPIWGHVAQHLHATSIRVGRVDCTRFTSVAHAFKVKGFPTILFLKGEQEFTYHGDRTRDEIVKFALRVSGPPVQEITKTQSFDTIKRERGLYFLYVGEKVGPLWEYYHKTADVFQPHAFFYQSHPRVVNKHAPVESVPALFVYKENYHYNFTGHTTNDIEQLNDTLYKWINSERFPTFPKVTRGNINQLFLTNKNLVLAVVEENQLEKVPPHMLRFKDMVESIIKSKREKYHDHFQFGWIANPELVNSIAMMVLPLPSLIVINTTTNHHHIPEDDTEKLTPHVIELFLEQIRNESAPRYGGNSWLIHIYRSWFELRTTLTAMWMGNPILTMVLFGLPAGFLSLICYGICCPDILDANDEEEEQSGTNHMKKD
- the Tmx3 gene encoding thioredoxin-related transmembrane protein 3 isoform X2, producing the protein MVTLTKFVLIAIVYGILTHITASRVLELSDRFLDIHKDGQWLVMMYAPWCAHCKRLEPIWGHVAQHLHATSIRVGRVDCTRFTSVAHAFKVKGFPTILFLKGEQEFTYHGDRTRDEIVKFALRVSGPPVQEITKTQSFDTIKRERGLYFLYVGEKVGPLWEYYHKTADVFQPHAFFYQSHPRVVNKHAPVESVPALFVYKENYHYNFTGHTTNDIEQLNDTLYKWINSERFPTFPKVTRGNINQLFLTNKNLVLAVVEENQLEKVPPHMLRFKDMVESIIKSKREKYHDHFQFGWIANPELVNSIAMMVLPLPSLIVINTTTNHHHIPEDDTEKLTPHVIELFLEQIRNESAPRYGGNSWLIHIYRSWFELRTTLTAMWMGNPILTMVLFGLPAGFLSLICYGICCPDILDANDEEEEQSGTNHMKKD